DNA from Thermococcus argininiproducens:
TTGGAGGCAATGACAAGATCCTTGGTGATATGATAGAAGCTATTGAATTTCCAGGACTTGCTGAACAATACAACGTCATGGCAGTTCCCAAGGTTGTCATCAGAGTAAACGGTGAAGACAAGGTTTCATTTGAAGGAGCCTATCCCGAGAAAATGTTCCTCGAGAAACTGCTTGAAGCCCTCGAGTGATAATCTTCCCTTTTTATTTCTACCGTTTTGAAAATAATAAAGAATCTGAGACAAGTCTTCTAGAGATTCATTTTTGTTCATTGAGTATCTTCTCAATCTCACCAGTTTTCATGAACATTCCATTATCGTATATGAGTTCCCCATTGACAAATACCTTTTCAACATCACTACCCCTAGCTGAGTATACAAGATGAGAGAGCATATTCTCCCTCGGCAAAAAGTGAAGCTTTTTGGTGTTTATGAGGACGAGATCTGCAAGATAACCACGTTCTATTAGGCCCGCATTTAGCTTTAAGGCCTTTGCTCCTCCTACTGTTGCCCAGTAGAAGACATCCTTTGCCGTAGGGCTTGTAGGATCTCTGTTCTTTACTTTATTTAAGATGGCAGCGAACTTCATTTCGAGAATCATGTCCATAGAATTATTAGAAACTGCACAGTCGTTTCCAAGGGCTATATTCCCACCAAGTTTCCAGAGGTCCAATATCGGAGCAACATAACCTTCTAATTTTGCTAGGCTTATGGGACAATGGACCAAAGTTGCATTACTCTTTGCATAGATTCCAACTTCCTTTTCTGATAGGTATACTCCATGAACTCCGATAAAATTGGACTCTAAAATGTTCGTGCTTTTAAGGTATTCAACGGGAAGCATTCCTTCTCTATCCTTGACTCTAAGAACCTCCTCTCTACTCTGGGAAACATGCATATGGACTAAAGCGTTCTCCTTCTCTGCGAACTCTCTCACTTCTTCCAACAGATCCCTTGAAACCGTGTCAGTTGCATGTGGAGCAAGTATCACATTTACTAAACCATTTCTACTTTTCCATTTTTTGAAGAATTTAAATCCGAGTTTTGGCTCTGCTATTGGCATATCAACAAGATCCATCATTGTTTGACCAATAAATGCCCTAACACCAAGTGTTTCAGCAGCTTTTGATATCTGCCATGCAAAAAAGTAGTGATCATTTATAGTTGTAGAGCCACTTGCAATAGCCTCGGCAATACCTATTAAGGCCCATTTATAAATTTCTTCCTCGTTCCATTCCTTTTCATTGGGCCAGATTACCTCATTGAGCCATGTATCAAGGGGCATATCATCTCCAAAGCCCCTAAATTTAACCATGGCCACATGAGTATGAGCATTAATAAGACCTGGAATGAGAAGATAATCCCTTCCTCCATAAGTCACCTCCACATCAAATTCTTTTAACTTCTCGCTGGGAATTATACTAACTATCTTTCCATCTTCTATCAAAACTACCGAATTCTTCCTATGAGTATTAGCATCAATAATATGATCGGCTACAATTGCCTTCATGTTCTCACCTCACACGGGATTAATTTTTCATGCCTCATGATATTTAAACTATATGCCAAGAAGAGAGTTTAACAACTTCCAAGCACCCATTGCCACATTAATGATCCTGTGATGTTATGCTGGCATTTATTCATCAACCTCATTTAAATCCATAAAAAATGACAACAAATAAAGCGAATGATTTAAATATCAATAACTAGGTTTAAAAATGTGATTACCATGTCTGTGATATTCGAAGTTAAAGACAAGAGATTCCTCCCAAAAGTCCTATGGAATAATTGACTCTTCTGGGATAGATTAATAAAGCTAAAATGGAAACACAAGCAAGATTGGAGGTGTTTTATTATGATTGAAAAAATTTACTGTGCAGATGTAAAACCTAAGATGGAAGGAGAAAGGGTAAGACTTGCTGGATGGGTATATAGAAAGAGAGAAGTTGGTAAAAAAGTATTTATTGTCCTTAGAGACTCAAGTGGGATAATTCAAACCATATTTACAAAAGAATTAAGTGAAGAGGCATATAGGAGAGCAAAACAAGTGGGAATAGAATCAAGTGTGGTAATAGAAGGCAGAGTTAAGGCTGATCCAAGGGCCCCCACAGGCGTTGAGGTTCAAGCAGATAAAATTGAAATAATCCAAGATGTGGAGTTTTTCCCCATCACAAAGGATGCAAGCGATGAATTCCTACTAGATGTGAGGCATCTCCATCTCCATTCTCCAAAAGTAGCTAGTGTGATGAAGGTTAAAGCCACTTTAATGCAAGCTGCGAGAGAGTGGCTCCTCCAAGATGGATGGTATGAAGTATTCCCACCAATCCTTGTTACTGGAGCGGTCGAAGGCGGCTCAACACTTTTTAAATTGAAGTATTTTGAGAGAGAAGCTTATCTAAGCCAATCAGCACAGCTTTATCTTGAGGCAGCGATATTTGGACTGGAGAAAGTATGGTCACTTACACCAAGTTTTAGGGCCGAAAAGAGCAGAACAAGGAGACATCTTACTGAATACTGGCACTTAGAACTTGAAGGGGCGTGGATGGATTTATGGGACATCCTCAAGGTGGAGGAAGAGCTTGTTAGCTATATGGTGCAAAGAACTCTAGAACTCAGGAAAAAAGAGATTGAGACTTTTAGAAAAGACTTCACAACTCTCAAAAACACTGAACCACCATTCCCAAGAATAAGTTATGATGAGGCCATTGATATCCTCCAAAGCAAAGGAATAAATATAGAATGGGGCGAAGACATGGGCGCTGATGAAGAGAGAGTTTTAACAGGAGAATTTGACAGCCCATTTTTCGTCTATGGTTATCCAAAGCATATTAAGGCCTTTTACATGAAAGAGGATCCAGAAGATCCAAGAAAAGTTTTAGCGGCCGATATGCTGGCTCCAGAAGGATATGGTGAAATCATTGGAGGAAGCCAAAGAGAAGATGACTACAACAAGCTTGTTCAAAGAATACTCGACGAGGGTATGGATCCAAAGAACTATGAATGGTACCTTGATTTGAGGAAGTATGGATCAGTTCCACACAGTGGCTTCGGGCTTGGCTTAGAAAGACTTGTGGCTTGGGTACTCAATCTTGACCACATAAGATGGGCCACACTATTCCCAAGAACTCCTTCAAGGTTATATCCCTAGCTTTTTTTCTTTAAATTTTCAAAAACCGTAAGATTTATAAATGCATTAAGGCCCATAGAAGTTCGAGGGCCCGTAGCCTAGCAGGATAGGGCGCCGGCCTTCTAAGCCGGAGGTCCCGGGTTCGAATCCCGGCGGGCCCGCCAAAACTTCTGAGAAATCTAAATTTCATTCAAAATCTGTTCTAATACATCTACAAGTTTTTTTGCACTTTCTTTTAATTCTTTACTCATCTCTACAAAAAATCCAATCTGCTTTGGCTGTGCTCCTATAAGGAGAAATTTAGCATCTATATTTTGCTTCAAATAACCTACCAAAAGCTTTAATGGCATTCTATGAGTTGAAAATGCTTCCCCTAGTGTTCCCTCAGGGTCTGCTAAAACTATTTCGCCTGGTTTTCCTTCAAAATGCACTGCATCAATAAAAACCACGTGAGAAGGTCTTTCTCTAATGATTTTCCCTGCATAACTCTCTGGCATTTCAGCACAGTTAAGAAAAACCACTTTAGGATTGAAGACTCTTTCTTTCAACCTTTCTACAACATACACTCCAAAGGCATCGTCTCCTCTAGTATCGTTTCCAATGCCGCATATCACTACTTTTTCAACATCCGAAAAGAATTCCCTAAGTTCCATCTCCATCACCAAAAATATAGGGAGAATTAAAGAGCTTTGATGACTTCTTCAATCTTCTTCGCAAATTCACTCTTTAATAACTCCTCAATGTTACCAACTTTAGCATCCAAATCTCTGTAAAGTGGAACCTCTACTAAGTAAGGGATGTTGAATTCTTTGGCAAGATTTCTGATTTCCTCTCCTCCATTAAATGTCATATTTTCCACGATGCCTACTATCTTGAGGTTCTGTTCCTTTAAAAGTTCAAGTAGCTTTTTGACAACGTTAATAGCAAGCTTTGAAGGAGTTGCAACAACAAGAAATTCTCCTTTCCTGAGAAATCTCAAAACATCGAGGAACTGATCTCCCATTCCAGGAGGCATGTCAATGATCAAAAAGTCCAAGTCTTCCCATCTGGTTATAGCTAAGAGTTCTATTAAAGCGTCGCTTATCTCCATCCCTCTAAGTGGTGTTGGTCTATCCTCGGAGTAATATACAATACTCATGAACCTAATTCCATGAACCTCTGGCGGAATGACTCCCCTGTCCTCTTCAGGGAATTCTTTGGGCTCAAAACCAAGGATAACATGATCACTTGCTCCGTGAAAGTCCAAATCCAGAAGACCCACTTTATAACCTTTTTGGGCTAAGCTTAGTGCTAATGTCGTGGATACCATTGACTTGCCCACTCCACCTTTGCCACTTACTACTGGAATAATTTTCTTCACTTTCTCAAGTCTGGCTTCAACGGCCTTTATTCTAGGGTCAATCACTCCTCATCACCCTCAACTTTTATTGCTGCTAGATAAACTCCCCTTCCCTTTGTAACCTCAAAGTCTCTGCTCCCGCATTTCGGACAGGCCAAGAACGCATGAACAACTTCTGGTATGAAATGAATATCTTCCTTTATTCTCTCATCAAATCCGCTCTTTACGTCTTTGAGTTTCCACTCGGTTTCACAGTTCCTACATTTAAACTCTGCCTCTTCAATGACAAATTCCAGTTCTGCTCCTTCTGCAATAGTTCCCCTCTTTATCTCGTTGATAGCAAATTCCAAAATCTCTTGATTAACGTCCTGAAGTTCTCCAAGAACTATCCTTAAAGCAAGAACCTTTTCCTTTCCATGTTGTCTTGCAAACTCAATAGCAGTCCTAACTATCCCATCGGCAAGTGCCCATTCGTGCATTCTATCCCCTCCAGAAAAGTCTAAATAAGAGAGTTTATAAATTGTGGTGTTTTTAACAAAAGGTGTTTAAAAAGAAAAGGATTAATGCCAGGTAACTGTTTTATGTGTCACTTTGCCCGCTAACGCATCCTTCAAAGCCTGTTCAACTATCTCCAATCCTTTCTCTGCTATCTCCTTGGTTATCACAAGTGGTGGGGTTATCCTTATAACGTTTCCAAACATTCCATAGCTCGGCAAAATTAAGCCAAGTTCAAAGGCTCTCCAGCATATCTTCCCTGTGAGTTCTGGATCTGGTGTTTTCGTACCTGGTTTTACAATCTCTGCTCCTATCATGAGGCCTTTTCCTCTAACGTCCCCGATTACTTCATACTGTTCTTTTAATTCAAGCAAATGCTTTTTTATAAACTCGCCAACTTCTAGAGCATTTTTAATAAGGTTTTCCTCCTCTATTATTCTCAACGTTGCATATGCTGCTGCTGAAATCACAGGATTGGCTGCGGGAGTTAACAAAGCTGACCCACTTGTCATTTCCATGAGCTCATCTCTTCCTATGACACCACTCAATCCCATTCCACTTGCAACACCTTTTCCAAATGAAATAAACTCTGGCTTTATATCAAACCATTCACTTGCAAACCACTTTCCAGTTCTTCCAATACCCGTCTGCACTTCATCCATTGCCAAGAAAATTCCATGTTCATTAAGTACTTTCTTGAGTTCCTTGAAAAAGTCCTCCGGAGGTACAACTATCCCGGCATCCCCTTGAATTGGCTCTGCTAATAGCATACTAACTTCCTCGGGAGGAACTACGTGGGCAAAGACGTACTTTTCAAGATAGTCAATAAAAGCGTTTATGAGCTCATTAGGCTCTTCATATCCGTCAATGTTCCAGATGTTTCTGTAAGGATTAGGGTAAGGAACCCACACCACATTCGGCACCAAAGGAGAAAAACCTCTCTTTTGGGAACTTTGGAAAGCAGCTACAGAAGTTGCTCCATATGTTTGTCCATGATAAGCCCCAATAAATGCTACAATCCAGGGTTTTCTTGTCGTAAAGCGAACAACCTTCATAAGCAAGTCTATTGAGTCGCTGCCACTAAGACCAAAAAGAATTTTGGGATTGTCTATCGGAGCTTTCTCAGCTAAGATCTCAGCCACTTCTATAGCTCTTTTGCTGTAGGTGTACCCTATCATTGAATGTTGAATCTTAGCTACCTGTTCCTGTACTTCCTTAACGAGTTTTGGATGAGCGTAACCCGTTGACGCAGCGGCAGCACCGGCAAGGAAGTCAATAAAGATATTCCCATCAACATCTTCAACAAGTGCTCCATATCCTCTCTCGGGAACAACTGGAAAAAGCTTAACCCCTAAACCTTGAGAAATAACTTTCTTCTCCCTCTCCACGAGTTCTTTAGCTTTAGGTCCAGGAGGACTGACAACTAATTTTGGATATTCCATCTTAAATCACCTCACAAAAGCTGAAAAAGAGCAAAAATAGAAAAGAAATCACGGATTAGCTGAAACGAATTCACTTGTGTACCTCTTGACTACAGTGGCCAACAAGAGTAGTCCAACAAGGTTTGGTATTGCCATAAGACCGTTCATCATATCTGAGAATGTCCATACGTTTTCAAGGGCTGTTGTTGCACCAATGAATATGAACACTACGAACAGTAGGTTGTAGATCAAGTGAAGCTTTGGATAAAGCTTTGCAAACTTCTCTGGATCTCCTTCAATCCACTTTGCTAAATACATGATGTTCTGTCTACCATAGAATGACCATGCAAGAACTGTAGAGTAAGCAAAGAGGATAACGCCTATAACAACCATTACTTCACCTATGTGGCCAAATGCTCTAGCGAAGGCCTCCTGTGTCAATGGAGTGCTGGTCTTTCCAGTCTCCCATGCACCGGTAGCTACAATTGAGATACCGGTTAATGAACAGATGAGAATTGTATCAATAAATGGACCCAGCATAGCCACGTGTGCTTGTCTTGATGGGTGGTCTGTTCTTGCTGCAGCGTGAGCAAGTGTAGCAGTTCCAAGACCAGCCTCGTTAGAGAAGAGACCTCTTGCCACACCCCACCTGATCACTGTACCTACAGCACCTCCAGCCACAGCTTGGCCAGTAAATGCATCTCTGAAGACGAGACTAATTGCACTTGGTAATTGACCGGCATACTTAATCCAGACTCCAATTGCAAAGATAAAGTAGACTATTGCCATTAATGGAACTAACGCTTCTGCAACTTCACCTATTCTCTTAATTCCACCGACGATAACTATGAATGTTATGAACGCGAAGAATGCTCCTGTTATCCATGTTGGGACATTGAAAGCTTGCTTCATTCCCAAGGCCAGAGAGTTCGCTTGAGTCATGTTTCCAATTCCAAATGCAGAGATTGCTGCAAACAACGCGAACAGTATTGCAAGGGTCTTTCCAAGGCTTGGAAGAGAGCGTCCGGAGATAAGGTATAACGCTAGTATCAAGAACAGAATTGCAATTATTACTGCAAGTATCATAAGTCCACCACTTAGCTTTGTGGCCTCATAGCCTATGAAGAGTGCAAACAGGATAATAAATATGCCTGCTATTGTTCTGAACGTTGGGGAAATCTCTTCTTCGCTGAGCCCCCTCTCAAGGAAGTTAAATGTACCTCCAATCATTGTCCCATCGGGTAATTTGCCTCTAAATGCAACTCCCAAAAGACCTTCTGAATATCTAGTGGCCATTCCAACTAAAGCTGTGACCCACATCCAGAATAATGCACCAGGACCTCCAGCCGCTATTGCAGTCGCAACACCAGCAATGTTTCCTATACCTACCGTTCCAGCAATAGTAGCCATTAATGCTTGGAACGGAGTAATGTCTCCTTCTCCCTGTTTCTTCCTTCCCTCAAAAAGAGTAAACTTTATAGACCATCCAAGTCTGCGGAACTGTATACCCCCAAGGTATATTGTTAGCAACAGTCCAGTGCCCACCAGTAAAATCATTATTGGGGGGCCCCATACCATACCATCAAGCCAGTTTATAAAGTCCATAATGGCACTCATTTAGGCACCTCCTGTAGTTGGCACTATAAAGTGCACCATAGCATTAGAATTAACGTCAAGGAATTATTTAAAACTTTCCAGTACATCTATGGTGTAGAATGGACTAAAGTCAAAAAGATTTCTAACAAAAAAGCACACTCTTTTATTCAGATACTTTCCAAAGGATAATATTTTTACCTTATGAATTAGTCTCTTTCTTTCTCCAAATAAGATATACCGTAACTAAAACCCTCAAATGAGTTATCAATGCTAGGAGAAAGAATAAAATATCCAGTCTTCCTGCCAAACATAAGAGCATTGTCATAAACACTCTTTCGTCCCTCTTTCCAATAAGATATTTCAGAACAGGTATCGAAGTATAAGCGCTAACAAAGTACTCTCCTTTGTAGCGTTCGGTAGAATAACTCACCATGAAAGAACCAAATATAGCAAGCAGTATTATCAACCACATCTGAGGACTTGGTTTCATATAAATAGCAAGGCTCCAAAGAACAAAAAAGTCCACATATCTATCTAGAATCGAGTCAAGATAGCCGCCAAATCTGGTTTTTTTCATTGCACTCCTTGCGATCTCTCCATCCACACCATCGAGAATAGAACTCACCTGATACACAATCCCTGCAAATGGTGGGTTGAAAAGTCCAAGTAAGCCTGCACTAATCCCTACTAAAAAGGAAAAGAAAGTCATGTGGAATGGTTCAACATAATCAACAAGGAGTTCACTAATTCTTGTGGAAATTTTCCTATTTACATATCTTGAAACTAACCCATCTCCCGTATCTTTTACAGCATTCTTTATTAAAAGTCTTTTAGCTTTCTTTACGTCTTCTGGAGTATCAATATCCATCCAAAAGAATCCATTTACTTCAGTTACTTTCAATCTAGCCTCTTTGGCCACTTCCGTTAACTCCAAAACCTCCTTTTTCTCAAGCAATTTTTCAGCTATATCAAATATATTGGGTCTTAAAAGAAAGAATCCTGTATCAAAAGCATCATATTCTTCAATATTTTTTCCAATATCTACTATTTTACCTTCCTTGATTTTTACTTTCGTAGCTTCCTCGTTGTTTGTGAATTTTCCAACTTTGTCAACTATAATTCCCTCTCCTTTCAGAGCCGCTTTTATAAAATTCTCCTCGTATATGTGATCACTCATTACCAACACAAATTTTCCAGAGACATAATTTTTACTCAAATATAAGCTGTACCCATTACCTTTTTCTGGATATGGGTTTACGAGAATTCTGTAATTAAACCTATTTTTTTCTAAGAAGTCTTTTAGCTTTCCCATATAATGAGGGTTGGTGACTACAATAAACTCTTCAATGCCTTGTTCTTCAAGAAGCTTCATTGTTCTGTAAAGTATTTCTCGTCCAGCCACTTTTATTAAACATTTTGGTATCCCCTTTGCCAATTCACCCATTCTGATGCCTAAACCCGCTGCAAGAATAACTGCTTTCATTTTTCTCATATAATATTATTACCCAAATCCTAAAAGCTTTGGGCATATTCTAAACATCTTTTTCCGTTCAGATATTTATCGAAAAAATTAAAAGTTTAACTCTGAAGTATACAGTGGTGAATAGAAGTGACAGAAGAAGTCTTCCAAAATGAAGTTGTGATG
Protein-coding regions in this window:
- a CDS encoding amidohydrolase family protein; the protein is MKAIVADHIIDANTHRKNSVVLIEDGKIVSIIPSEKLKEFDVEVTYGGRDYLLIPGLINAHTHVAMVKFRGFGDDMPLDTWLNEVIWPNEKEWNEEEIYKWALIGIAEAIASGSTTINDHYFFAWQISKAAETLGVRAFIGQTMMDLVDMPIAEPKLGFKFFKKWKSRNGLVNVILAPHATDTVSRDLLEEVREFAEKENALVHMHVSQSREEVLRVKDREGMLPVEYLKSTNILESNFIGVHGVYLSEKEVGIYAKSNATLVHCPISLAKLEGYVAPILDLWKLGGNIALGNDCAVSNNSMDMILEMKFAAILNKVKNRDPTSPTAKDVFYWATVGGAKALKLNAGLIERGYLADLVLINTKKLHFLPRENMLSHLVYSARGSDVEKVFVNGELIYDNGMFMKTGEIEKILNEQK
- the asnS gene encoding asparagine--tRNA ligase, whose product is MIEKIYCADVKPKMEGERVRLAGWVYRKREVGKKVFIVLRDSSGIIQTIFTKELSEEAYRRAKQVGIESSVVIEGRVKADPRAPTGVEVQADKIEIIQDVEFFPITKDASDEFLLDVRHLHLHSPKVASVMKVKATLMQAAREWLLQDGWYEVFPPILVTGAVEGGSTLFKLKYFEREAYLSQSAQLYLEAAIFGLEKVWSLTPSFRAEKSRTRRHLTEYWHLELEGAWMDLWDILKVEEELVSYMVQRTLELRKKEIETFRKDFTTLKNTEPPFPRISYDEAIDILQSKGINIEWGEDMGADEERVLTGEFDSPFFVYGYPKHIKAFYMKEDPEDPRKVLAADMLAPEGYGEIIGGSQREDDYNKLVQRILDEGMDPKNYEWYLDLRKYGSVPHSGFGLGLERLVAWVLNLDHIRWATLFPRTPSRLYP
- a CDS encoding hydrogenase 3 maturation endopeptidase HyCI translates to MELREFFSDVEKVVICGIGNDTRGDDAFGVYVVERLKERVFNPKVVFLNCAEMPESYAGKIIRERPSHVVFIDAVHFEGKPGEIVLADPEGTLGEAFSTHRMPLKLLVGYLKQNIDAKFLLIGAQPKQIGFFVEMSKELKESAKKLVDVLEQILNEI
- a CDS encoding Mrp/NBP35 family ATP-binding protein, yielding MIDPRIKAVEARLEKVKKIIPVVSGKGGVGKSMVSTTLALSLAQKGYKVGLLDLDFHGASDHVILGFEPKEFPEEDRGVIPPEVHGIRFMSIVYYSEDRPTPLRGMEISDALIELLAITRWEDLDFLIIDMPPGMGDQFLDVLRFLRKGEFLVVATPSKLAINVVKKLLELLKEQNLKIVGIVENMTFNGGEEIRNLAKEFNIPYLVEVPLYRDLDAKVGNIEELLKSEFAKKIEEVIKAL
- the hypA gene encoding hydrogenase nickel incorporation protein HypA, producing MHEWALADGIVRTAIEFARQHGKEKVLALRIVLGELQDVNQEILEFAINEIKRGTIAEGAELEFVIEEAEFKCRNCETEWKLKDVKSGFDERIKEDIHFIPEVVHAFLACPKCGSRDFEVTKGRGVYLAAIKVEGDEE
- a CDS encoding acetyl ornithine aminotransferase family protein — translated: MEYPKLVVSPPGPKAKELVEREKKVISQGLGVKLFPVVPERGYGALVEDVDGNIFIDFLAGAAAASTGYAHPKLVKEVQEQVAKIQHSMIGYTYSKRAIEVAEILAEKAPIDNPKILFGLSGSDSIDLLMKVVRFTTRKPWIVAFIGAYHGQTYGATSVAAFQSSQKRGFSPLVPNVVWVPYPNPYRNIWNIDGYEEPNELINAFIDYLEKYVFAHVVPPEEVSMLLAEPIQGDAGIVVPPEDFFKELKKVLNEHGIFLAMDEVQTGIGRTGKWFASEWFDIKPEFISFGKGVASGMGLSGVIGRDELMEMTSGSALLTPAANPVISAAAYATLRIIEEENLIKNALEVGEFIKKHLLELKEQYEVIGDVRGKGLMIGAEIVKPGTKTPDPELTGKICWRAFELGLILPSYGMFGNVIRITPPLVITKEIAEKGLEIVEQALKDALAGKVTHKTVTWH
- a CDS encoding alanine/glycine:cation symporter family protein, encoding MSAIMDFINWLDGMVWGPPIMILLVGTGLLLTIYLGGIQFRRLGWSIKFTLFEGRKKQGEGDITPFQALMATIAGTVGIGNIAGVATAIAAGGPGALFWMWVTALVGMATRYSEGLLGVAFRGKLPDGTMIGGTFNFLERGLSEEEISPTFRTIAGIFIILFALFIGYEATKLSGGLMILAVIIAILFLILALYLISGRSLPSLGKTLAILFALFAAISAFGIGNMTQANSLALGMKQAFNVPTWITGAFFAFITFIVIVGGIKRIGEVAEALVPLMAIVYFIFAIGVWIKYAGQLPSAISLVFRDAFTGQAVAGGAVGTVIRWGVARGLFSNEAGLGTATLAHAAARTDHPSRQAHVAMLGPFIDTILICSLTGISIVATGAWETGKTSTPLTQEAFARAFGHIGEVMVVIGVILFAYSTVLAWSFYGRQNIMYLAKWIEGDPEKFAKLYPKLHLIYNLLFVVFIFIGATTALENVWTFSDMMNGLMAIPNLVGLLLLATVVKRYTSEFVSANP
- a CDS encoding bifunctional L-myo-inositol-1-phosphate cytidylyltransferase/CDP-L-myo-inositol myo-inositolphosphotransferase, with amino-acid sequence MKAVILAAGLGIRMGELAKGIPKCLIKVAGREILYRTMKLLEEQGIEEFIVVTNPHYMGKLKDFLEKNRFNYRILVNPYPEKGNGYSLYLSKNYVSGKFVLVMSDHIYEENFIKAALKGEGIIVDKVGKFTNNEEATKVKIKEGKIVDIGKNIEEYDAFDTGFFLLRPNIFDIAEKLLEKKEVLELTEVAKEARLKVTEVNGFFWMDIDTPEDVKKAKRLLIKNAVKDTGDGLVSRYVNRKISTRISELLVDYVEPFHMTFFSFLVGISAGLLGLFNPPFAGIVYQVSSILDGVDGEIARSAMKKTRFGGYLDSILDRYVDFFVLWSLAIYMKPSPQMWLIILLAIFGSFMVSYSTERYKGEYFVSAYTSIPVLKYLIGKRDERVFMTMLLCLAGRLDILFFLLALITHLRVLVTVYLIWRKKETNS